In the Ruminococcus sp. OA3 genome, one interval contains:
- a CDS encoding alpha/beta hydrolase — translation MANNILIPTHENWHESTKMVLLPTGIRMAYMECGNLQGEPLVMIHGFSDSSRIWRSVMQEMGNDYHFYAVDLRGFGLSDKPEQMVYTITEHASDIAAWMEQMGLGPVLLMGHSMGSIVAQTVAAFCPERIRCLVLLSTFSHMHETPEQVREVRELYDSLDIQHASDDELQKIFVPDPGKLADVSFLPGYLSTLRGIRGRGLTAAWFGMSLADNRNFLQFIKAPVLICWGSKDDIFTKEYQDEMLCYLPEAEFETFEGVSHDIPTEAPRRTADAVHTFFSNCP, via the coding sequence ATGGCGAACAATATTTTAATTCCAACACACGAAAACTGGCATGAGTCAACCAAAATGGTTCTGCTGCCAACGGGTATCCGAATGGCCTATATGGAATGCGGAAATTTGCAGGGAGAACCGCTCGTCATGATTCATGGATTCTCGGATTCCAGCAGGATCTGGCGCTCTGTGATGCAGGAGATGGGAAACGATTACCACTTTTATGCCGTGGACCTGCGGGGGTTCGGATTAAGCGACAAACCCGAACAGATGGTCTATACCATAACGGAGCATGCTTCTGACATTGCAGCCTGGATGGAACAGATGGGACTTGGTCCGGTGCTGCTGATGGGGCATTCCATGGGTTCCATTGTGGCGCAGACAGTAGCTGCGTTTTGCCCCGAACGGATACGCTGCCTCGTGCTTCTGTCAACGTTTTCCCATATGCACGAGACACCTGAGCAGGTGAGGGAAGTCAGGGAATTATACGACAGCCTGGATATCCAGCATGCGTCAGACGATGAACTTCAGAAAATATTTGTGCCGGATCCCGGCAAGCTGGCGGATGTATCTTTTTTGCCGGGATATCTGTCGACACTGCGGGGGATCAGGGGGAGGGGGCTGACTGCGGCATGGTTTGGAATGTCCCTTGCGGACAACCGGAATTTCCTGCAGTTCATCAAAGCACCGGTTCTGATCTGCTGGGGAAGCAAAGACGATATTTTTACGAAAGAATATCAGGATGAGATGCTTTGTTATCTGCCGGAAGCAGAGTTTGAGACCTTTGAGGGGGTGTCCCATGATATTCCGACGGAGGCACCCAGGCGTACAGCCGATGCAGTACATACATTTTTTAGCAACTGTCCATAA
- a CDS encoding DMT family transporter: protein MASYNVKSQTPQEAYNARKIKMALSGMKIALLLPISAIIQNIFNSSVTDTVSGRLSDKVIISIMISIVLLGIGDIFAGIFTFIYNMVKGKGLKEYKRTASMKVSWMMLLAAAFAGPLATGCWMAATPFCGLTTVAIVTSLGPILTAIFGRFFLHEKLNARIYLGIIIVIAGAIVAGYSGATGAGSNFILGIILAFMAPIGFAAEGQFSTFVGDIIDPNVGCGFFRCFGSGVIGLICMAVLAAATGNIAAYGLIFKIVFTSPMTLLFVAMMGLLGAINYNSAYLAFNRTGPSRTLAIDSSRPVWSIIFGYLFAILGVQDYSVTALAVAGAVIVVVGLFLVIGKPSELVNLRNVE from the coding sequence ATGGCATCATATAATGTAAAAAGCCAGACGCCGCAGGAGGCGTACAACGCCAGAAAAATTAAAATGGCACTCAGCGGAATGAAAATAGCACTTCTGCTGCCAATATCAGCGATCATCCAGAACATTTTCAACTCATCTGTTACGGATACCGTATCGGGGCGACTCTCTGATAAGGTCATTATCAGCATTATGATATCCATTGTACTGCTGGGAATCGGAGATATCTTCGCAGGTATATTTACCTTTATTTATAATATGGTGAAGGGCAAAGGACTGAAAGAATATAAGAGAACCGCGTCTATGAAGGTTTCATGGATGATGCTTCTGGCAGCGGCATTTGCAGGCCCCCTTGCCACAGGCTGCTGGATGGCGGCGACGCCGTTCTGCGGACTGACGACGGTAGCAATCGTGACCAGCCTGGGTCCGATCCTGACGGCAATTTTTGGACGGTTTTTCCTTCACGAAAAGCTGAATGCACGTATTTACCTTGGCATTATCATCGTAATTGCAGGCGCGATCGTTGCGGGATATTCAGGGGCAACGGGCGCAGGGAGTAATTTCATACTCGGTATCATCCTGGCATTCATGGCACCCATTGGATTCGCCGCTGAGGGACAGTTCTCCACATTTGTGGGAGACATCATTGATCCGAATGTGGGCTGCGGATTCTTCCGCTGCTTCGGCTCTGGTGTCATCGGACTGATCTGTATGGCAGTATTGGCTGCAGCTACAGGGAATATCGCGGCGTACGGTCTGATTTTTAAAATCGTATTCACAAGCCCGATGACACTCCTCTTCGTAGCGATGATGGGACTCCTTGGGGCGATTAACTACAATTCCGCTTATCTCGCCTTCAACAGAACAGGTCCGTCCAGAACACTGGCGATCGACAGCTCAAGACCCGTATGGAGTATTATTTTTGGGTACCTGTTTGCGATCCTCGGAGTACAGGACTACTCTGTAACAGCCCTTGCCGTTGCAGGCGCGGTGATCGTAGTGGTAGGATTGTTCCTTGTGATCGGCAAGCCATCGGAACTGGTCAATCTGAGAAATGTAGAGTAG
- a CDS encoding ROK family protein: MRLKSISELKNFNTERIREAIQGKKIFTKSMIFRDTSLSMATCGNTINDMIENGEVIQVDREELQMGRPVARFTYNRDYLHVMGASVFTENHKYTAKIVITDALGDTLNHRCCDYEEFNYEDLLQLLSEELQMDPLIKGIEIGVPGVINGDMLEKCDIQSLAGLKLGRMIEEELHVTVQVKNDMDYMAYGAYHTKSEKRGNLAALYFPHDSKGIVGCGFVIDGRVLKGFSNFAGELYAIPEAFGISRQQQANAWKCRDDFLKYAAAMILTVVASINPEEIIIMGSNVQDGELSWIKNYCAGIIPEKHMVNISIDDKYKETYSSGLIKSALNRLLFPVSEV; the protein is encoded by the coding sequence ATGAGATTGAAAAGCATATCAGAACTAAAGAATTTTAATACAGAACGAATTCGTGAAGCAATACAGGGAAAGAAGATATTTACAAAATCAATGATCTTCCGAGATACATCACTCAGTATGGCAACCTGCGGCAATACGATCAATGATATGATTGAGAACGGAGAAGTCATACAGGTAGACCGGGAAGAGCTGCAGATGGGACGTCCGGTCGCACGGTTTACCTACAACAGGGATTATCTGCATGTTATGGGTGCATCGGTTTTTACCGAAAATCATAAATACACCGCAAAGATCGTGATCACTGATGCACTTGGGGACACCCTGAATCATAGATGCTGTGATTATGAGGAATTTAATTATGAGGACCTGCTGCAGCTTTTATCAGAAGAGCTGCAGATGGATCCGCTTATTAAAGGGATTGAAATCGGTGTCCCGGGGGTCATAAATGGGGACATGCTCGAAAAGTGTGATATCCAGTCTTTGGCAGGGCTCAAACTGGGACGCATGATTGAAGAGGAATTGCATGTCACGGTGCAGGTGAAGAACGATATGGATTACATGGCATACGGCGCATACCATACGAAATCTGAAAAGAGGGGCAACCTGGCAGCACTTTATTTTCCGCACGACAGTAAGGGGATCGTTGGCTGCGGATTTGTCATTGACGGCAGGGTTTTGAAAGGCTTTTCTAATTTTGCGGGAGAACTGTATGCGATTCCGGAGGCATTTGGGATTTCCAGACAGCAGCAGGCAAATGCGTGGAAGTGCAGAGATGATTTCCTGAAATATGCAGCGGCTATGATACTGACGGTTGTCGCCAGCATTAATCCGGAGGAAATCATTATCATGGGAAGTAATGTGCAGGACGGGGAGCTGTCATGGATCAAAAACTATTGTGCCGGTATCATACCGGAGAAGCATATGGTCAATATCAGCATAGATGATAAATATAAAGAAACCTACAGCAGTGGACTGATCAAATCAGCGCTGAACAGGCTTCTGTTTCCGGTTTCTGAAGTTTAA
- a CDS encoding aspartate aminotransferase family protein, protein MSRNEEIFKEAEQYLVNGASAGQRYNGVLKMPLYMDHADGAYLYDVDGNQYIDYHGGSGAALFGHNHPRIKEAVEKSVERGFFMNYDTEETVELAKLVREVFPGCEKIRLANTGSEATQGAIRLARGYTGRNLVLKFEGHFHGMHENIWFNHNDVRAELGDGIVETVPDSQGFQLNAKDSVVVVKFNDLDALEAAVIKYKDQIACLIMEPISFNCGCLEARPGFLRSVRDICTREDILLIFDEVICGLRMRPGSAQKRYNVLPDLTTTAKAIGGGIPIAIVGGKAEIMDHFSPKGPVVMSGTYTGALMSVMASVACIKTAMEPGFYDHIEALGDRLFNGIDELFRKHGLKGHVRGVGARFAIYFGIENPDDDYDFRKVAAEFDRDADRRFVTEAVKNGLWFHDTSTKITPAHRALMSAHSMQDMDDTLDRMDHIFRTL, encoded by the coding sequence ATGAGCAGAAACGAGGAAATCTTTAAAGAGGCTGAACAATATCTTGTAAACGGGGCATCTGCAGGCCAGAGATACAATGGTGTGCTTAAAATGCCGCTCTACATGGATCATGCAGACGGAGCCTACCTCTACGACGTGGATGGGAATCAATACATAGATTACCATGGCGGTTCGGGTGCTGCGCTGTTCGGACATAATCATCCGAGGATCAAAGAGGCGGTTGAAAAATCTGTTGAGAGAGGATTTTTCATGAATTACGACACGGAGGAGACGGTTGAGCTGGCAAAACTGGTCCGTGAAGTCTTCCCGGGCTGTGAAAAGATCCGACTTGCCAACACTGGTTCTGAGGCTACACAGGGTGCGATTCGTCTGGCGAGAGGCTACACAGGCAGAAACCTTGTGCTGAAATTCGAAGGCCATTTCCACGGAATGCACGAGAACATCTGGTTCAACCACAACGACGTGAGAGCTGAGCTGGGGGATGGGATTGTGGAGACTGTTCCGGACTCCCAGGGATTTCAGCTGAATGCAAAAGACAGTGTTGTGGTTGTGAAATTCAATGATCTGGATGCGCTTGAGGCAGCTGTTATAAAGTACAAAGATCAGATTGCATGTCTGATCATGGAGCCGATCAGTTTCAACTGTGGCTGCCTTGAGGCACGCCCGGGATTCCTCAGGAGCGTACGGGATATCTGTACACGGGAGGATATCCTGCTTATCTTTGACGAAGTCATCTGCGGACTGAGAATGAGACCGGGCTCGGCCCAGAAGCGTTACAATGTGCTCCCGGATCTGACTACGACGGCAAAAGCAATCGGCGGTGGTATTCCGATTGCAATTGTAGGAGGAAAAGCTGAGATCATGGATCATTTCAGTCCGAAGGGACCGGTAGTGATGTCCGGAACGTATACAGGGGCACTCATGTCCGTTATGGCATCTGTTGCCTGCATTAAAACGGCTATGGAGCCGGGATTCTATGATCACATCGAGGCGCTGGGCGACAGACTGTTCAATGGAATTGATGAGCTGTTCAGGAAACACGGACTGAAAGGCCATGTACGCGGTGTCGGTGCCCGGTTTGCCATTTACTTTGGCATTGAGAATCCGGATGATGACTATGATTTCCGTAAGGTCGCAGCAGAATTTGACCGTGATGCGGACCGGAGATTCGTCACAGAAGCGGTCAAAAATGGTCTGTGGTTCCATGACACATCTACAAAAATCACGCCTGCACACCGTGCGCTGATGTCCGCACATTCCATGCAGGATATGGACGATACACTGGACAGAATGGATCATATATTCAGGACACTGTAA
- a CDS encoding RbsD/FucU domain-containing protein — protein sequence MKRRILNERLAAIVASIRHGEMLFIADSGSGTCQKALYPLAPDVEYLDVEVVTGSPRFEDIVRTLAEAGDFEGAIIAEDMPDQNPADYGVLVELFGKEKVREINYAPDYYDLRNRCKAVIQTGDAGIHAQAVLIAGYPSADIDIEVLLGHKKFTTVPKKDRT from the coding sequence ATGAAAAGAAGAATTTTAAATGAGAGATTAGCAGCAATTGTAGCGAGTATCCGTCACGGAGAAATGTTGTTTATCGCCGATTCAGGAAGCGGGACCTGTCAAAAGGCACTGTATCCGCTTGCTCCGGATGTCGAATATCTGGATGTGGAAGTGGTTACCGGTTCCCCCCGCTTTGAGGATATTGTGAGGACTCTTGCGGAGGCGGGAGACTTTGAGGGGGCGATCATTGCCGAGGATATGCCGGATCAGAACCCGGCGGATTATGGAGTGCTGGTCGAACTCTTTGGAAAAGAAAAGGTAAGGGAAATCAATTATGCGCCGGATTACTATGATTTGAGGAACCGATGTAAAGCGGTGATTCAGACGGGTGATGCAGGGATTCATGCACAGGCTGTCCTGATTGCAGGATATCCGAGCGCAGATATCGATATCGAGGTCCTGCTGGGACACAAAAAGTTTACGACGGTGCCGAAAAAAGACAGAACATAG
- a CDS encoding hydantoinase/oxoprolinase family protein, producing the protein MKKILGIDTGGTYTDSVVLEAGTKNLRYKSKTLTTKHNLRQCIETCFEQIPSEFLQDISMVCLSTTLATNAIVENHGCKEGLILVGKRPKGMMPTDRYAIVEGLYDIMGRMRRPLNQEEIIRTIEKFRDKVDAIAISGYASIRNPAHEIYIAEMVRERLDIPVVCAHELTSTLGYYERTVTADLNARLIPLVCTLIDSVKHVMERLMIDAPLMIVKGDGSLMTDACARSKPIETILSGPAASVMGGVYLSGVQDAFVMDIGGTTTDIANVVQGQLAIRNEGAKVGRWYTHVRAAEVFTAGLGGDSRIFADGNKRIQIGPEKSIPYCMASEKYPELLCELGEIYVSDAYRYFRHHDEEAYVLIRKYRKLAYTKDEEIIIEILRSSPHTLYYLEHNIQVKNLRGLISELLREGVIGRISLTPTDVLHCSGAYRKWPSRISELATAIAADQMGMTLDKYIRVVHKTITQMLNCDAIQAAMYFDHQGFDIQNDPAADYFINYLYFEHKSAVLTASYQLEKPVVAIGASAAAWTKDLSGKMDTEVIIPEHAEVANAVGAAVGKSIEKIEILIRQDSVSGDYIVYSPVNRRCFKTLADAARYARRSGNECIERLAESRNYDVSVQEEDTEIEDVTNGSRTFVERVVTVRANFHNCG; encoded by the coding sequence ATGAAAAAAATTCTGGGTATTGATACAGGCGGTACATATACAGATTCTGTAGTACTTGAGGCCGGGACAAAAAATTTACGCTATAAGTCAAAGACGCTCACTACAAAGCATAATCTCAGGCAATGTATTGAGACATGTTTTGAGCAGATCCCCTCGGAGTTCTTACAGGATATCTCAATGGTCTGCCTGTCTACGACGCTTGCGACCAACGCGATTGTTGAAAATCATGGATGTAAAGAAGGACTGATCCTGGTTGGAAAGAGACCGAAGGGCATGATGCCCACAGACCGCTATGCGATTGTTGAGGGCCTTTACGATATCATGGGGAGAATGAGGCGCCCGCTCAATCAAGAGGAGATCATACGAACCATTGAGAAGTTCCGTGATAAGGTCGATGCCATTGCGATATCAGGATATGCAAGTATCCGGAATCCTGCACATGAAATCTATATTGCAGAGATGGTAAGGGAACGGCTGGATATTCCGGTTGTCTGTGCACACGAGCTGACCTCTACACTTGGCTATTATGAGCGTACCGTCACAGCCGATCTGAACGCGCGGCTGATTCCGCTGGTATGTACTCTGATAGATTCTGTAAAACATGTCATGGAACGTCTCATGATCGATGCACCGCTTATGATCGTCAAGGGGGATGGGAGTCTGATGACGGATGCATGTGCCAGAAGCAAGCCGATCGAGACCATTCTTTCCGGGCCGGCTGCCAGTGTCATGGGAGGCGTATATCTCTCCGGGGTACAGGATGCGTTTGTGATGGATATCGGAGGTACGACTACAGATATTGCCAATGTAGTGCAGGGACAGCTGGCAATTCGCAATGAAGGGGCAAAAGTCGGCAGATGGTATACACATGTCAGGGCGGCGGAAGTATTTACGGCAGGTCTGGGAGGAGACAGCCGGATCTTTGCTGACGGAAATAAGCGGATTCAGATCGGACCGGAAAAGTCGATTCCCTACTGCATGGCATCGGAAAAATATCCGGAATTGCTGTGTGAACTGGGAGAAATCTACGTCAGCGATGCCTACCGCTATTTCCGGCATCACGACGAAGAGGCATATGTACTGATCCGGAAATACCGGAAGCTTGCCTACACGAAGGATGAAGAGATTATTATTGAAATTCTGAGGTCTTCACCGCACACGCTCTACTATCTGGAACATAACATACAGGTAAAAAATCTCAGAGGGCTGATCTCCGAGTTACTGCGGGAAGGTGTGATCGGACGTATCTCTCTTACACCGACGGATGTGCTGCACTGTTCCGGTGCGTATCGAAAATGGCCTTCAAGAATATCTGAACTGGCGACAGCGATAGCAGCAGATCAGATGGGAATGACACTGGACAAGTATATCCGTGTCGTTCACAAAACAATAACGCAGATGCTCAACTGCGATGCAATTCAGGCAGCGATGTACTTTGATCATCAGGGATTTGATATACAGAATGATCCTGCGGCAGACTATTTTATCAATTACCTGTATTTCGAGCATAAATCTGCCGTACTCACAGCTTCTTACCAGCTGGAAAAACCTGTTGTTGCGATCGGAGCTTCCGCAGCTGCATGGACGAAGGACCTTTCCGGGAAGATGGATACTGAGGTTATCATCCCGGAGCATGCGGAAGTGGCAAATGCTGTGGGGGCAGCGGTCGGAAAATCAATAGAAAAAATTGAAATCCTGATTCGCCAGGACAGTGTAAGCGGCGATTATATCGTTTATTCACCGGTTAACAGGCGATGTTTCAAAACACTGGCTGATGCGGCCAGGTATGCCAGGAGAAGTGGAAATGAATGTATCGAGAGACTGGCAGAGAGCAGAAACTATGATGTCAGTGTTCAGGAAGAGGATACAGAAATTGAGGATGTAACCAATGGCAGCAGGACGTTTGTAGAGAGAGTTGTAACGGTCAGGGCTAATTTTCACAACTGCGGATAA
- a CDS encoding MFS transporter has translation METIKAKLSLKSKAGYMFGGAAQTTIVTLINVVLTYFYTNVMGLNIAKVALIMLISRFFDGASDVVAGAIIDRTRSKYGKARPWLLRMALPHLIGLIAMFTVPPSSELFQLVYIFVAYNFANTVVNTMAGLALSSLNSLMTRDSNERGQLNAFRQFGAPVMELAISAVTIPAANYLGGDQKAWIIVITCFSVIATLCYLLCFLWSKETAPEERGVSGEAVPVGKAFQAVLKNKYWFICLIVWIMCTFYLTISGTNLSYYCQYLMGNVEYMSILTTAEKLATIILTAVAVPLLLRRTGKRNMMLIGSCVVAAGHALAFIAPLNLTLAVAAAVLRGSGIALCFAVLFAMIADCVEYGQWKTSLRTEGIIFCAATVGQKFGQGVASAIVGGLLNGAGYDGTLAVQGPMAEGMITNIYLLTPILCFGVIAVFMLFYKLDVEMPGIMRDLEARKGETT, from the coding sequence ATGGAAACAATAAAAGCAAAGCTCTCCCTGAAATCCAAAGCCGGGTATATGTTCGGAGGCGCGGCACAGACCACGATCGTCACGCTGATCAATGTAGTGCTGACCTATTTCTATACGAATGTCATGGGACTCAATATTGCAAAAGTAGCCCTTATTATGTTGATCAGCCGGTTCTTTGACGGCGCCAGCGATGTTGTCGCAGGTGCCATCATTGACAGAACCCGGTCCAAATACGGGAAGGCACGTCCGTGGCTGCTGCGCATGGCGCTCCCTCATCTGATCGGTCTTATCGCCATGTTTACCGTTCCTCCTTCTTCGGAACTGTTTCAGCTGGTATACATATTTGTCGCGTACAACTTTGCCAACACTGTGGTAAATACGATGGCAGGACTGGCGCTCAGTTCCCTGAATTCCCTGATGACCCGTGACAGCAATGAACGCGGACAGTTAAATGCGTTTCGCCAGTTTGGCGCACCGGTCATGGAGCTGGCAATCTCGGCGGTTACAATCCCGGCAGCCAATTATCTGGGCGGGGACCAGAAGGCGTGGATCATCGTTATCACCTGCTTTTCTGTAATTGCCACGCTGTGTTATCTGTTGTGTTTCCTCTGGTCGAAGGAAACCGCACCGGAGGAACGGGGAGTTTCCGGAGAAGCTGTTCCGGTGGGAAAAGCTTTTCAGGCGGTACTTAAGAATAAATACTGGTTCATCTGCCTGATCGTTTGGATTATGTGCACCTTTTACCTGACGATCTCGGGCACAAATCTCTCATATTATTGCCAGTATCTCATGGGAAATGTGGAATATATGAGTATTCTGACAACGGCAGAAAAACTTGCGACCATTATACTGACAGCGGTGGCAGTTCCCCTCCTGCTGAGGCGGACAGGCAAGCGAAATATGATGCTGATCGGTTCCTGTGTGGTGGCGGCAGGACATGCACTGGCATTTATTGCTCCGCTGAACCTGACGCTGGCAGTTGCAGCTGCGGTGTTAAGAGGTTCAGGTATCGCACTCTGCTTTGCCGTTCTTTTTGCAATGATCGCGGATTGCGTGGAGTATGGACAGTGGAAGACCTCACTTAGAACAGAAGGAATCATCTTCTGTGCCGCGACCGTTGGACAGAAATTTGGCCAGGGGGTTGCCAGCGCCATTGTCGGCGGCCTTCTGAACGGGGCAGGGTACGACGGCACACTGGCTGTGCAAGGTCCGATGGCGGAGGGCATGATAACCAATATTTATCTGCTCACTCCGATTCTGTGTTTTGGCGTAATTGCAGTATTCATGCTGTTTTATAAACTGGATGTGGAAATGCCGGGGATCATGAGAGACCTGGAGGCGCGTAAAGGAGAAACCACTTGA
- a CDS encoding cobalamin-dependent protein (Presence of a B(12) (cobalamin)-binding domain implies dependence on cobalamin itself, in one of its several forms, or in some unusual lineages, dependence on a cobalamin-like analog.) — protein MDQALKEYIASLKPEGFPDGNALVKEGMEMAKDIPWNKSRFLKEYGYESHLEYRKRNLADGKQTYQLLMGLSTLEEELEGIKKIDEFAKRTGFEVRSMQSIPSSLVGLAPEYWEGAPKPTSYMMEKEEDWIAHTDAAPVDICWQDWHLASPNNLNETRYALKAGTSRLGCFSTFTWDYPGYHDEKQRFSDMMRTMGILAAKKDEGMDCITYPEDGLPGYFMDIVSYVGYEMVEHYIIEDLCGARMSFSYGGLLSEILPRMSFALAMEKLYGTPDHPFVTYYNGSTNEQWDHDLEANYGLGASEMLIQSVINLKYNMPVVINPVSVTEAQRVPTLEELFNIVKCGIGAERKAKEWLSIIDFSKFEELRDLLIEQGSIFYHNVMEGFRESGVNVEDPLEMVMVLRHFDPAKFEQVFHPSMERYGYFVPYVPTVLGRETVEKEKEIVAELKEKGYENAVKGKKIICASADGHSYGLQLIDTVWREMNADVVNAGTNMEASFVLDLADEEDADVVIVSVHCGQSLDYAKLVAEISKKRNKKYNVVMGGVLNAMLPGYTEPVDVADLINEIGVFATNDFEKQINYIAEK, from the coding sequence ATGGATCAGGCGTTAAAAGAGTATATTGCCAGTCTGAAGCCGGAAGGATTTCCGGATGGAAATGCGCTTGTAAAAGAAGGAATGGAGATGGCGAAGGACATTCCGTGGAACAAATCCAGATTTTTGAAAGAATACGGCTATGAGAGCCATCTGGAGTACAGAAAAAGAAATCTGGCAGACGGAAAACAGACATACCAGCTGTTGATGGGGCTTTCGACGCTGGAGGAAGAACTTGAGGGAATTAAGAAAATTGATGAGTTTGCCAAAAGGACCGGGTTTGAAGTGCGCTCCATGCAGTCCATCCCCAGTTCACTGGTGGGCCTTGCACCTGAATACTGGGAGGGAGCGCCAAAACCAACCAGTTACATGATGGAGAAAGAGGAAGACTGGATCGCCCATACAGATGCGGCACCGGTTGATATCTGCTGGCAGGACTGGCACCTGGCAAGCCCCAATAATCTGAATGAGACCAGATACGCATTAAAGGCGGGCACATCCAGGCTGGGCTGTTTTTCGACCTTTACCTGGGACTATCCGGGCTATCACGATGAGAAACAGAGGTTTTCTGATATGATGCGCACAATGGGCATCCTTGCGGCAAAGAAAGATGAGGGAATGGACTGCATTACCTATCCCGAGGATGGTTTGCCGGGCTACTTTATGGACATTGTATCTTACGTTGGCTATGAGATGGTGGAGCATTATATCATAGAGGACCTGTGCGGTGCAAGAATGTCCTTCTCCTACGGGGGATTACTCTCAGAGATTCTTCCAAGAATGTCATTTGCACTCGCGATGGAGAAACTGTATGGAACGCCGGATCACCCGTTCGTGACGTACTATAACGGTTCTACAAATGAACAGTGGGATCATGATCTGGAAGCAAACTACGGACTTGGTGCCTCGGAGATGCTGATTCAGTCGGTGATCAACCTGAAATACAATATGCCGGTTGTCATCAATCCGGTCTCTGTCACTGAGGCGCAGCGCGTTCCGACTCTGGAAGAGCTGTTCAACATTGTAAAATGCGGAATCGGTGCAGAGCGCAAGGCGAAGGAGTGGCTGTCGATTATCGATTTCTCGAAATTTGAAGAATTAAGAGATCTTCTGATTGAACAGGGGTCCATTTTCTATCATAATGTAATGGAAGGGTTCCGGGAGTCAGGTGTCAATGTGGAGGATCCACTGGAGATGGTCATGGTTCTGAGGCATTTTGACCCGGCAAAATTTGAACAGGTTTTTCATCCCAGCATGGAGCGGTATGGTTACTTTGTGCCGTATGTTCCGACGGTGCTGGGGCGTGAAACGGTAGAGAAAGAAAAAGAAATCGTTGCAGAGCTGAAGGAAAAGGGCTATGAAAACGCGGTCAAAGGCAAGAAGATCATCTGCGCATCCGCGGACGGACATAGCTATGGACTGCAGCTGATCGATACCGTATGGCGTGAGATGAATGCGGATGTTGTCAATGCAGGAACCAACATGGAGGCATCCTTTGTACTGGACCTTGCGGATGAGGAGGATGCGGATGTCGTCATTGTAAGTGTACACTGCGGACAGAGCCTCGATTATGCGAAACTTGTCGCTGAGATATCCAAAAAGCGGAATAAAAAATACAACGTCGTGATGGGTGGCGTGTTGAATGCCATGCTTCCCGGTTACACAGAGCCGGTTGACGTAGCTGATCTGATCAATGAAATCGGAGTTTTTGCAACCAATGATTTTGAAAAACAGATTAACTACATTGCAGAAAAATAA